The Rhodobacter sp. 24-YEA-8 DNA segment GGCTCTGGGGACGATCCTGGTCGGCCTCTCCATCTGTCTTCTCGCAATCGCTGAATATTTCCGTCGCCGCGGTATCGCCAGGACCGGTGGCAAGGATTCCGGAGGCTTCCTGTAATGAGCGCTGATAAACGCCCGACCATGATCGAGTTTCGGGATATCCAGAAATACTACGGCGATTACCACGCGCTGCGGGGCATCAACGGGACGATCCGGGCGGGCGAGTTCTTCTCGCTCCTCGGGCCCTCGGGCTGTGGCAAGACCACGCTCCTGCGCACGATTGCCGGCTTTGAAGGCGTCGATTCCGGTGCCGTGCTGATCGATGGCAAGGATATGAGCTCGGTTCCCGCGAACCTGCGGCCGACCAATATGGTGTTCCAGAGCTACGCGATCTTCCCGCATATGTCGGTGGCGGAAAACGTGGCTTTCGGGCTGCGCCGCGATCCGCGCAGCAAGGCCGAAAAGGCTGCGGCCGTGGAAGAGGCGCTGGAGATGGTCGGCCTTAAAGGTTACGGCGGTCGCGCGGCCCATGCACTGTCTGGCGGCCAGCGCCAGCGGGTTGCGCTGGCGCGCGCGCTGATCCTGAAGCCGAAGGTTCTGCTGCTCGATGAGCCGCTTTCCGCGCTCGACAAGAAGATGCGCGAGCATATGCAGGTGGAACTGATCAAGCTGCAGCGCCAGGTCGGGATCACCTTCATCCTCGTGACCCATGACCAGGAAGAGGCGCTGGTGATGTCCGACCGCATCGCGGTGATGTTCGAGGGCCAGATCGCGCAGCTCGCCGATCCAGAGACCCTTTACCGCCGCCCGAACAGCCGTAAAGTCGCGGATTTTATCGGCACGATGAATTTCATCCCCTGCGAGATCCTTGCGGAAACCGGCGGCAGGTTTGAGGTCGAGGCCAAAGGCCTGGGCCGCGTGACGCTCGAAGCCGATCAGGCGCCGGCCCCGACCGGAGAAGGGAGCCCCGTCGTCGGGCTGCGCCCCGAGACCCTGACCATGCTTTACCCGGGGCAGAGCGCGGATGAGCGGTCGGTCAGGGGCAAGATCGACGAGGTGATCTATATCGGCGACATGACCTATTACGATGTGTTTATCGGCGATACGGATGTCGAGGTGCGCCTGTCGATGCGCAACACGCCCGGCCGTCCGGTGCTGGATGTCGGCACGGAGGTCGAGCTTGCCTGGTCGCCCTCGGCACTTGTGCTCTTCCGCTGATCGTTCCCCCGCTTGCGCGGGGGAAGGCCTCCGGCGGGGATATTTAAGAGACAGATGAATACAGAGCCGGGCTTTGCGATTTCATCTGTCTTTAAATATCCCGGGGTGAGAGGCAAAGCCTCGAGGGGCAGGGCCCCTTTCTGCGGCCAGCCCTACCTGTCAGGCGGCAGGATGCCGAGACCGCGCAGATAGATCCCGACCGAGGCCTCGAGCAGGTCTTCGGGCGTATAGGGCAGGCTGCCGCCATTGCCGCGCAGGAAGAGCTCTACGATGCCATGACTGGTCGCACGGATATGGGCGGCAACCATCGTGGCCGGCGGGCGCCGGGCGGCGGGGAGCGCGGCGAGCAGCGCTTCGGCAGCGTTTTCCATGATGCCGCGCGCGCGGGTGGCGATCAGCGCGAGGTCGGGATGGCTGGCCGGTTGTAATCCGCTTTCAAACATCGCCTGGTAATGGCCGGGATATTTGCGGGCAAAGGCCAGATAGGCGCGCCCGATCGACGCAAACCCTGCCAGCGCTGAAGGGCGGCCCTCATTCCAGGCATATTCCAGCAGTGCCGCAAAAATCCCGAAACCCTGATGCGCCACTTCGGCGATCAGGTCGTCGCGGCCGGCGAAATGGCGATAGACCGCTGCCGGGGTCACATCCGCAGCTTTGGCAGCCTCGGAAAGGGAAAAGCCCTGCGGGCCATTGGCCGCGATCAGCTCCAGCGCGGCATCGATCAGCGCCTGACGCAGATTGCCATGGTGATAGCCGCGTTTCGTGCTCATGCCCGGATCCGTAAAGGCGGCATCAGCCGCGCGGCATCCGTTCGGGGCCGCCGCTGATCAGCGGATCGATGGCGCCGATCACCGTCGCATCCTTGCCCTTGTAATCGACACGGCTCAGCACCTCGCGGATTGCCGCGAGCCTGGCGCGTCGCTTGTCATCCGCCAGGATCACCGTCCAGGGCGCATGAGAGGAATGGCTCAGGGTCAGCGTCTCGGCTATGGCAGCGGAATAGTCCTCCCATTTCGCGAGACCCTCGATATCAACCTGGGACAGCTTCCACTGTTTCAGAGGATCCTGCTCGCGCTCGATGAAGCGCCGGAGCTGTTCGGCGCGCCCGACCTCAAGCCAGAGCTTGATCAGGATCACGCCCTCATCGACCAGCATATGTTCAAACCCGGGAACCTGGCGGAAGAAGGTAGCGCGTTCCGCATCCGAGCAGAAGCCGAAGACCTTTTCGACCACGCCGCGATTATACCAGCTGCGGTCGAAAAGTACCATTTCGCCTTTGGCCGGCAGCCAGTCGATATAGCGCTGGAAATACCACTGGCCCTTTTCGCGATCAGACGGCGCGGGCAGCGCCACGACATTCGCGACGCGCGGGTTCAGGTTTTCGCGGAAACGCGCAATGGTGCCACCCTTGCCGGCGGCGTCGCGCCCCTCGAAGATCACCACGATGCGCTTGCCGGTGGCTTTCACATCCGCCTGGAGGCGGACGAGCTGGCGCTGCAACCCTTCCATCGCGGTATCATAGTCTTTGCGCCCCATCTCTTCGGAATAGGGAAAGCCGGGGGTCAGGATATCATCCTTGCCGGCTTTCTCGATGGCCTCGCGGATCGCCTTCGGGGCCTCTTTGCGGAAGTAGCGGCTGATCGCGCCGTCAAAGGGCAGATCGTGGTTTTCTTTTACCATGGCGCATCTCCTCGCTCAGCTGCCGATATCGCGCATGTCGAAGGGCGTGTGCTGATAGATCTCGTTGATCCAGTTACCGTAGAGCAGATGCGCATGGCTGCGCCAGCGGTTGCGTGGCTGCTTTGTCGGATCATTGCCGGGATAGTAATGCGAGGGGATATTGATCGCGGTGCCATTGGCGATGTCGCGATCATATTCCTGCTTCAGCGTGTCATTCTCATATTCGAAATGGTTGAAGATATAGAGGGCGTTCAGCCCGGAATCTTCCACGAGACAGGGGCCGGTC contains these protein-coding regions:
- a CDS encoding ABC transporter ATP-binding protein; this encodes MSADKRPTMIEFRDIQKYYGDYHALRGINGTIRAGEFFSLLGPSGCGKTTLLRTIAGFEGVDSGAVLIDGKDMSSVPANLRPTNMVFQSYAIFPHMSVAENVAFGLRRDPRSKAEKAAAVEEALEMVGLKGYGGRAAHALSGGQRQRVALARALILKPKVLLLDEPLSALDKKMREHMQVELIKLQRQVGITFILVTHDQEEALVMSDRIAVMFEGQIAQLADPETLYRRPNSRKVADFIGTMNFIPCEILAETGGRFEVEAKGLGRVTLEADQAPAPTGEGSPVVGLRPETLTMLYPGQSADERSVRGKIDEVIYIGDMTYYDVFIGDTDVEVRLSMRNTPGRPVLDVGTEVELAWSPSALVLFR
- a CDS encoding TetR/AcrR family transcriptional regulator, with product MSTKRGYHHGNLRQALIDAALELIAANGPQGFSLSEAAKAADVTPAAVYRHFAGRDDLIAEVAHQGFGIFAALLEYAWNEGRPSALAGFASIGRAYLAFARKYPGHYQAMFESGLQPASHPDLALIATRARGIMENAAEALLAALPAARRPPATMVAAHIRATSHGIVELFLRGNGGSLPYTPEDLLEASVGIYLRGLGILPPDR
- the ppk2 gene encoding polyphosphate kinase 2, which codes for MVKENHDLPFDGAISRYFRKEAPKAIREAIEKAGKDDILTPGFPYSEEMGRKDYDTAMEGLQRQLVRLQADVKATGKRIVVIFEGRDAAGKGGTIARFRENLNPRVANVVALPAPSDREKGQWYFQRYIDWLPAKGEMVLFDRSWYNRGVVEKVFGFCSDAERATFFRQVPGFEHMLVDEGVILIKLWLEVGRAEQLRRFIEREQDPLKQWKLSQVDIEGLAKWEDYSAAIAETLTLSHSSHAPWTVILADDKRRARLAAIREVLSRVDYKGKDATVIGAIDPLISGGPERMPRG